Below is a genomic region from Chloroflexota bacterium.
ATGGCTGTTGGGTGATGGGCGTGGACATCTCCGAGAAGATGGTGGAATGGGCCCGCAGGAGGGCGGTGAGAAGGAGAGTAGAGGATAGAGTGGAGTTCCGGGTCGCAGACGCGCAGGCCCTGCCCTTCGAGGATGCCCTCTTCGACGTCGTGATTGGCGAGTCCGTAACGGCGTTCCCAGAAGATAAGCGGAGGGCAGTGAGCGAATACGTGCGGGTTACAAAGCCCGGGGGCTACGTGGGGCTCAATGAGGGCACTTGGCTGGAGACGCCGCCAGCCGACCTGGTCGAATACGTGAAGCGCACGATGGCCGGAGCGGAGTTCCTGACGCCTGATGGCTGGACGGAGTTGTTGGCGGGCGCTGGCTTGTCCGACATCGTGGCGCGGACCTACAAAGTCGGCGCACTCCGGCAGCGGCTGGATGAAATGAGCGGCTTGGATTTCGACGACCTATTGGACAGGCTGAGGGCCTGGGGCACTTTCTTTTCCCTGTACCTCAAGAACCCCGCTTTCAGGAGGTACGCCAGGGAGATAACGCCTTCCGCCAAGATCATCCGGGATTTGTTCACCTACTTGGGATATGGGATATATGTGGGCGTGAAGCGTGAGGCGTGATGCGTGAGGCGTGAGGCGTGAGGCGTGAGAAGTAAACATAACGATGGAGGAGCGATGAACGCCATCGAGGCCGAGGATCTGACCCGCACCTTCAATGGCCTGCGCGCCGTGGATCATCTCACCTT
It encodes:
- a CDS encoding methyltransferase domain-containing protein — its product is MEGRKPASAEATTELSYFDIQAYWGVTKHMGGLRATDALTELCHIDEDKYVLEVGCGVGLTSCYLAQKYGCWVMGVDISEKMVEWARRRAVRRRVEDRVEFRVADAQALPFEDALFDVVIGESVTAFPEDKRRAVSEYVRVTKPGGYVGLNEGTWLETPPADLVEYVKRTMAGAEFLTPDGWTELLAGAGLSDIVARTYKVGALRQRLDEMSGLDFDDLLDRLRAWGTFFSLYLKNPAFRRYAREITPSAKIIRDLFTYLGYGIYVGVKREA